The following DNA comes from Frankia casuarinae.
GTGGTCCTGCGCTCGGTGGCGTTCACGTTCGAATGCCTCGCCGCGCTGCTCCTGGTCGGTGCGCGAGCGGGGCGTGGTTACGGGCTGGGGTTGTTCCGTCTCGGCCCCTGGTACCTGCTGTGGACCGGGATGTCGTTCGGGCTGGTGTCACTGGTCTGGCACACCCCCCAGCTGGACACTCCGCAGATCCATCTCGACGGCGTGCTGCGGGCACTCGCCCTGGCGAGCCTCGCCCTGCCGCTGTGGACCTGCGGATACCTGCTCGGCCCGGGCCGGCTGGTGACGCGCGCGGCCACCCGGTTTGCCACCGCGGCGGCGCCCGGGACCGGTACCCGGCTGCGCGACCGGAGCGTGCTGTGGATCCTGTGCGGGATCTCGGTGGCGGCCCGGGTCCTGCAGATTCTCCTGGGCCAGTATGCCTACCTGGGCGACGCGTCCCAGAAGGTCTCCGAGGCGAGTGCCTACGCCCAGCCGCTCACCCTGCTCGGCGGCCTCGGGATGTCCGCCCTGCTCATCGCCGCCGTCGATCTGGCCCGGGGCAGGGAAGACGGGGGCGGGGGGCGTCGGCGGACCTTCGTCGCCCTGCTGTCCGTCGAGATCCTCTTCGCTGTCGCCAGCGGGATGAAGGGGGTGTTCGCGACCAGCGTGTGGGGAGTGCTGATCGCGTTCTCCGTCGCCCGCGGCCGGCTTCCGATGCGGTGGATCGTCGCGGCCGCCGCCATCTTCGTCCTCGTGCTGATTCCCTACAACGCCTCCTACCGGGCCCAGGTACGCGGCCAGAGCCACACCATGGACGCTCGGTCGGCGGTGTCCATGGCGCCGACCGTGCTGGGCCGGACGCTGTCCGGGGACGCCCCCGCGGGGGAAGGCCCCGGGGAGTCACCGTTGGAGTACCTGACCTCGCGGATGCGAGGCATCGACAGTCTGGCCATCGTCGTCCAGCTGTCTCCCGACATCGTTCCCTACCGGGACATCAACGAGCTGTTCCTGGCTCCCGTCCTGACCGCCGTGCCCCGGGCGGTCTGGCCCGACAAACCGATCAGGGCCACCGGCTACGAGTTCAAACAGCAGTACCTCTCGGGGAACGCCCGGATCTACTCCGCGGCCGCTGTCTCCCCCCAGGCCGACCTCTATCTGCACGGGGGCTTGCTTCCCCTGCTGGTCGGCATGGCACTACTGGGCGCCGGTTTCCGACTGATCGACGAGGCGTGGGACCCGATGAAGGATCTACGCTACATCGTGATCTTCGTTCCGCTCTTCCTCCAACTGGTCAACTCCGAGAGCAGCGTGGGGGACCTCCTCGCGGCGTTGCCCATCCAGCTGGCCGTGCTGTTCCTGACGGCACGCTTCGCCTACGGTGGCGCCCGGCCCGCAACGAAGGGAAAAAATCTTGCTTATGGACGCCAGTGATGTTCTTTACCGAACCAAGATCTCGATCGCCGGTGCCCTGACGTCCCCGGCGGTGGGAACGGTCATCGCGGCGGCCACCCGCAACCGGGTCCCCAACCACGGGCTGCGTTTCGACGTGGCTGACCGCGACTTCACCCCGCAGGCGCGGGCGGCGCTGTTCTGGCGGCTGTACGAAGGGGCCGAGATCCGGATGATCCGCCGTCATCTCACGACCTCGGGCACCGTCGTGGAACTTGGTGCGAGTCTGGGCATCACCAGCGCGCATATCGCCTCGCGGCTGGCACCCGGCTCGCGGCTGGTGTGTGTGGAGGCCAATCCCCACCTCATCGAGGGCCTCACGCGACGCCTGGCCGCGTACGCCGGGCACATCACCCTGGACGTGGAGAACAGGGCGATCACGCAGGCCGTGGGTCCGGTGGCGTTCGCCCTCGTCGGGAACAACCTCGGTTCCCGGTTGTGGGACGACGCGTCACGGCGGACCGTCACCATTCCGGCGGCCACGCTTCGGGACCTGCTGGTACGCAAGAGGATCGCTGAGTTCGACCTCGTCAGCGACATCGAGGGTGCGGAGGCGTCGTTTCTGCTGGGGGATCCGGGCGCGCTGGACCGGTGCCGTCGAGCGGTGTTCGAGATGCACGACACGACCTTCGAGGGACGGCCCGTCACCGCGGCGGACCTGCTCGACGCCGCGCGTGGACTGGGCTTCCAGGTGGTCGACCGCCACGGAGTGGTGGTCACGCTCAGCCGGGACGGGTGAGCTCCCCCGTGCCGGCAGCCTTCTCCCGCCGGTCGACTCCCCCCGCGGGGTCCGACGGACCGATCGGCCGGTCCTGGGCCGGGCGAGGACGCGGGACGGAGCGGGCCTCGCGTGTCCACGTACTCCACCGGGACGCCCGGGGTTCCCCGGGCAGGGTCTGGTCGATGTCGGGGATGCGGGCGAGACCGTCCACGACGCCGCGCAGGCCGCAGTGGACGCGGACGATTCCGCGCCGGCGCACCAGCTCGGACACGGCGACCCGGGGCAGCACCGCCAGGAGCAGCCAGGCGGTCACCAGCGCCACCTGCCGCGGGCGGCCGTGGATGCGGGCGAACCACAGCCGGTTGCGCACCGTGTAGTAGGTGTAGCCGTTGCCGGGTACCGTCCCCCCACCGGTGTGCCAGGCCTGGGCCGGACTGACGAGGACACGCCACCCGGCCGCCCGAGCGCGCTGGCAGAGATCCACGTCCTCGTAGTACAGGAAGTACCGAACGGCCATCGGCACCTGCCGATGACACTCGGCCTTGACAAAGGTGATCGCGCCGGTGACCCACGGCACGTCATCGGCGTGGTCCGTGGGGGTCCGGCGGGCGCGCGGCACGGTGAAGACGCGGGTGAGCCCGGCGAAGCCCGGATGCAGACCGTCGGCGTTGACCAGAGTGGGTCCGACGATGCCCACGCCCGGGCGGGACAGTAGTTCCAGACAGGCGTCGACGGTGGCCGGCACGAGCTGGACGTCATTGTTGAGCAGGAGATAGCAGTCGGTGGCCGGATAGGCGTCACACGCGTGCCGGAAGCCGCCGCCGAAACCGAGGTTGCCGGGGGGGACGAGCCAGGCCGTCTCTTCCCCGAGGCCGTCGGGTCGTCCTCGCAGGTCGTTCGCCACCACGACGACCTCGCTGATCTGAGGCATCGCCGCCAGCTGCGCGGCCAGATCCATCGTCGGCCCGGTCGGCCCCCAGTGGACGATGACCGCCGTGGTCCTCATGCGCGCACCAGGGGCTCGGGAACCTGCCCGGACGCGGGTCGCGGGGTGGAGGGCGGGACGTCTGGCACGGCCAACGTGGACCAGGGTGCCGCCGTCAGGGGCCGCCGGGCCGGCGGCGGAACCTCCGCGTCGACGATGCGGTACCCGTGCCCGCGCAGCAGGTCGCCGACGGCCTCGGCGTTGCGTCCGGTGACCTCGCAGATCACGGTCGGGCGGATGTCGCCCAGAAGCCGGCGCCCACCGCTGAGGACCGCGTGCTCGGCCCCCTCCACGTCGATTTTCACGACGTCCGGTGCCGGGAAATGGGTGAGCAGGCCGTCCAGGGTGAAGGTCGGCACGAGCTGTGCCGCGCGGGTGCCGCCGGTCTGGCTGCTGCCGAATCCGTCCAGATGGCTGGTCGCGCGGTTGCGACTCGCGATGTGGAACGTGCTGATCCCCGGGGCCGCACCGACCGCGGCGGGCAGGATCTTCACCGTGGCGCGGCCATCGGTGGCCGATGATCCGCCGTGGCGTGGTGACCGTGTCTGCGACCGGCGCAACATCCCGACCAGCCAGGTGTCGGGCTCGACCGCGACGACTGTGCCGGACGACGTCGCGGCGGACGCGGCGGCGAAGGCGAACAGTCCCACGTTCGCGCCGATGTCCCAGACCACGTGGCCGGGGCGCACGACCTCGCCGACCAGGTCGGTCAGGACCGGATCGACGGCGGCGAGACTGGGGCGCAGATACTTCAGACCCGCCTCGGAAGAGACGTAGATGCGCGTCGCCTGGAAGGGAGGCGGCAGGCGGCGGGCCACCACCAGATGGTGGGTGAGCCGTTCCGCGAGAGGGCGTAGGACGGACAGGGTCGGCACGGTGTTCTCCCGTCGGGAAGTTTGTTCGGTTTCGTGGTGATTCGGTGCGACCGGGGCGGGTCAGGTCCGGGTGTGCGTCAGAGGCGGGCGGGCGACGATTCCGTGTCGCCGGAGCGCAGGTTGCCGGAGCGCGGGCCGCCGGAGCGGACTTCGTGGACGACCGTGGTGCGTACCGCGACAGGCAGCTCGGCATCGATCACGTACGCGGCGGTGTACGCCGGCACCGTACGGCTCCATCCGACCGCCCGGCGGGTGGAGCGCACCACCCACCGCCCCGGTCCGCCGGCCCGCAGGACCAGCCGCCCCTGGGAGGTGGTCACCGTGAGCGCATCCGTGGCCCCGCTCCGGGTGGCCGCGTTCCGGCTGGTCCCGATCGAGGTGGTCCCGATCGAGGTGGTACTGGTTCGCCTGGTATCGGCCGCCGCGGCGGTGACGGACACCCCGGGGGCGAAGTGGAACAGCACCTCGACGTGGTGGCGGCCCTCCCCGGTGATCCGATCGTCGACGGACAACCCACTCGGGTCGAGTCGCCACGTCCGCCAGTGCACGGGTCGCCCGGGAAGGTGGCGGTAGCCGTCATGGCCGGCGGCCAACGTCGCCACGTTTTCGTGGTGGCACATCGTGACAAGAGTGGGACGGGCCCGGCGGCCCGCCCGGAACGCGCCCCAGACCTCGGTCGAGTCGGCGTGATCGACGATGACGGTCGAGTGGGCGGCGGTACCGCGTTCGGCGTCCCGATCCGGTCCGGGGGCGTAGGTCGAGGTCCCGGTATCCACCAGGAGCGGCCGGCCGTCGTGCCAGAGCAGAAACGCGAGGGTGTCGGCGTGGGCGTGGGCCGGAAGGTCCTCGGGACAGGGCAGGCCCACGTCGGCGAGCAGATGCCACGGTCCAGCCGTCAGCACGGCGAGACCGCTGTCGACCAGCAGAAGGGCGTCGGCCCGGTCAGATGCGGGCGTCCGCGGACGGGGCACGGTCCCCACGGTCGACTGCGACGTCGAGGTGGGCATCTCGGCCAGGCGCGGTGCCGGGATCGGAACGGGACCCGGACCCTGGACTGCGATCGGCGTCGGTCTTACCGGAGCCGGGAGAAGCAGCCGCAGGGCCTCGGCGGGCACCGCGAACCCGTCGTTGAGCGTGGGAACCACGCCGTCCGGTCCGAGTACGGCCGTCAGCCAGGACCGCATCCTGCCGGCCGCGTCGAGCAGGGCGCCGGACACCACGTGGCCCGCCGCGGTGAGCAGCCCGGCGACGTCGTCGAGGTCGGCCAGCACCTGACAGTGATAGGTGGGGGAGCGCTCGTAGTGTCCACCGTCGCTGAGGACCTGCCGATCGAGCTCGCGCAGCAGCGCGTCGACCCATCGTCGGCGGCCGCGGGCGTCGTCATCGGCGACCGCCAGCCCGATCAGCGCCTTGTAGTTCTTCAGCAGGTGGTTCCCGCCGACGTCGGTCTCCAGATGAGTGCGCAGGAAGGACCGGCAGACGCCGAGGTCGGCGAGGACCGCCATCTCGGCGGGCGTTCCCCGCGCGAGCCGGGGCCACAAGGCACACAGCGTCCAGGCCCGGAGTGACACGACGTAGGGCGACCAGGCAACCGGATCGCCCAGGGCCACCGAGGTCCGCCAGGCCAGATACAGCCGGGCGAACATCGCGGGCCCCTGGACAGCCTCGGTGGTGAATGCCCATGCCCAGTCCCAGTAGTGCAGATGGTAGCGCCACAGCAGCGGAGCGTCGGCCTGCCTCCAGTCCCATCGGGCGGGGGCCGCGGCGGCGCCGGCCCCCGCGGGGGTGCCGGTCGTGGGGGTGGGGGGTACGGGGGTTCCAGTAGCGGGAGTGTTGGAGTCCCGGGGACACAGATCGCGGGAGTGACCGAGCAGGGTTAGGCGGCCCGCGACGATCTCGTCGAACATCGGCCGAGCCGGCGGGCATCTGCCGTCGAACGGCAGGAACCCGATCGGCCAGGATTCCGCTGGCGGCCTGCCGCGCAGCAGCATCTCGCCCAGGCCCGGGTGGCGACTCAGGACGGCCCGTTGCCCGCGCAGCCGGACACGGGCACCGAGCTGGACCGGTCGCAGTCCCGCGGTGGTGCGCAGGTAGCGACCGAGCGGAACCGACGCGGTCACCGGTGAACGGACCGAGTCAGTGCGCCGATCGTGAGCTCATACCAGGCGTAGTAGAGACAGAACAGCAGCCCCTGCCGCCCATCCCGCCATCCGCTCCGTAGCAGGTACATGTAGCAGAAGAGGACCGCCGGCTTGGCCGGAACCAGCGGGAAGATCACGTCCCTCGCGATGGTCCGGGTGAGCGGTCGGGTCGACCCGGTGGGCCGGCGCACCTCCTCGCGGACCCGCGCCAACCGCTCCCGGACAGCGGGCTGCGTCACGCGGCGCGCCGCCTCCAGTTCGGCGTAGCGCACGTGCTTGCGTAGCCAGGCGGCGAGTCCCTTGTGGTCCTCGTCGATCAGGTCGGCGGACAGCCGTCCGACCTCACCAGTGACCACGGCCCGTTCGCTGTAGGTGACGGCGGCGTCGAAGTACGCCACCCGCCGATCGAGCAGCCGCGCCTGCCAGCTGTTCGCGTACCACCCGCAATGCGCGATCCAGCGGCCTTCGAACACCAGCCGGCGTCGTTGGCTGTAGGCCGCGCAGTCCGCCGTCCCCAGCCGGGCGGCGATCTCGGCGGCGAGCGCGGTCGACACCCATTCGTCGCTGTCGAGGAAGTACACCCAGTCGTGGGCGATCCCCGGGTTGGTCATCGCCCACTGCCGCTGGCCGGCGAACCCACGCCAGGGCTCGTGCCAGACGGTCGCACCGATGGCGCGGGCCAGATCCGCGGTGCCGTCGGTGGAACCCGAGTCCACGACGACGACCTGTCGACACCAACCGGCGGACCTGATCGCCCGGACGATGTTTGGTGCCTCGTTGTGGGCGAGGATGATCGCGGTGACGGGAACCGATCCCGGCGCCGGCTGTGGCTGTGTCGATCCGGCGGGGGCGGCGGTGTCATAGGGGGTCGGCCAGTTCGCTCGGCGCGGGGTTCGCGTCGTTGCTGGTTCTGGCGCGGCTGGTTCTGGCGCGGCCGGTGCTGGCGTTGCCGGTTCTGGTGCGGCCGGTGGTGCCGCGGGGAACGACGGGCCCTGGCGCGGCGGGATTCGGTGGGTCTGCGTCGTCACGGTGAGCTCTCTCCTGCGTCGAGCAACCAGTCGAAGTAACGCGTCGGATCGAAGGGGTTTCCCGTCTCGGGCCGTGGTGTGAACGTGAGCGCCGTGCGCAGCGCCACGGCGAGATCATCCGCCGACTCCCGGGAGTACGGCACCAGAACCGGGCCGGCCACCTCGCGGTTGTGTGAGGTGTCGCGGGCGATGACGGGTATCCCGGCGAGCCGTGCCTCGGCGAGCGGGTAGCCGAAGGACTCCATCGTCGTCGGCTGCAGCAACGCGCCGGCATCGCGTTGGTGGGCCCGCAGCTCGGCCGGCGTCAGCCGGCCCACGAACCGCAGCGTCCGACAGTGGGACAGGCCGTGTTCGTGGGCCTCGCGATCGGTCGCGGTGACCGTGATCGCGAGGTGGGCTCCGATCTCCTCCTGAAGCCGGGTCGCGGCGGCATCGACCATGCGGAGCAAGTGCCCCATCGGTTTGAACGGCGCGAACAACACGGGACACAGAAACCGGCCCGGCGTACGGGCCTGGGGAGGGGTCGGATCGGGGGACAGCGGATGGGGCCGGACCACCAGCCTGGCGGACAGGCTAGGAAGTATGGTGAGAACCCGGTCCGCCATCGTGGTCGTCGGTACGACGACCACGTCCGCACGACGGGCGAACAGCCGCACGAGACGTGCTGTCCGTGCCACGCCGTCGGGCAGGCCGCCGGGTAGCCGCCGGGCCTCCTCCGCCGGCAGGAAGTGCAGCACGTTGCGCAGCAGGACCCACCGTTCGCCGCGGGTCGCGAGGAAGCCGACGTTGTTGAGGGCGATCGCGCGCGCGTACCGCCCAGGCCGCTCCCGGCGGGCGAGCCAGCCCGGTCCGATCCGGCGATCTCGGCCGACCAGATGGACCTGCAGGCCCGGCCGAAAACTCAGGTAACCGTCCAGTTCGGTCAGGAACCGCAATGCCCCGCCCATCCGGGCACCGGCACAGTCGACCAGGATCGGGTGGGTGCTGGACATCGGCCTCACGCCGAGACACCCCGCGGTGCGGGGTCGTCGACGAAACCGGGCTCGGATGACGGGCGGCTGCCGGGTACCGACACCGGGCGACCGTCGGGCTGCGCGGACCCGCGGATGGCCCGGGTCGTCGATCGGGTCCGGCGGGCGTAGAGGTAGCCCGACGCCGCGTCGCCCAGATGGGCAGTCGGCACCAGGTCGTTACCGAGCAGAGTGACCTCGAAGCCGTGCCGGACCAGCAGGTCGTCGAGCGTACGGGGATCGCCGAACCCGGTGTGCACCTCCATCACGATCCGACCAACCGCGTCCAGCCATCCAGGCTCGTCGAACAGGGCGAACTCGGAGCCTTCGATGTCCAGCTTGACGAGGTCGACCTGGTCGACCCCGCCAGCCTCGAACACCTCTGCCATGGTGAGGACGTCGACGTCCCCGTCCCAGTGTGTCGCGTTCCGGCGGGCCCGCGGATCGGCGAACACGCCGGCGGTCGGACCGACCAGGGCGTGGAGCAGCTGGATGTGGTTCGACACACCGTTGCCGGCGGCATGGTTGATGAAGGCGGGGGCGAACCCGCGCTGCGCCTCGACGGCAATCACATCGGCGCCCGCTCGCGCCGCGAGCACCGAGAACAGGCCCTGGTTTGCGCCGAGGTCGACGACGACCTCGCCGGCCGCCGGCGCGTACCCGGGGAGGGCGTGGTAGACCCCGCGGCAGTACATCTCGCGCGCGCCGCCGAACGCGGTGCCGGGCAACATGACCGTCACCCCGGGCAGCGGCCGGTAGGTGTGGCCGCCGGTGGCCATCGCCCGGTCGGCGGCATCCAGGTTGCCCGCCCGGCGGATGGTCGGAGCATGCCGGGCCACGGCGGCACCGAAGCGCAGCGCCGTCGGGGGACCAGCCACCCTGGCGATCCGTTGGAGGTCCTGGAGCAGCTGGGTGGCCTGGTCGATCCGGAACATCCGGGTCTCCGTTCGGTCGGGAGAGCGGCTTGGGGTCACCCGATAGGGTGATGAGGTGGCCTGCGCCGCGATACCGGCCGCGAACGGCCGCGGACGATGGTCCAGGTCGCGGCGGGCCGCGTCGATCGCGAACGCCTTGTCCTCGATGAGCCGGGCGATCTGTTCGGCCTTCAACCTTGGCGAGGACACCCGCCGCTCGTAGGCGCGGGTCACGGCGATGACGGGGCGGACCGGCACGGGCACGCAGATCACCCGCCGGCCGACGGCGGCGCCGGCCGTGATCACGACCTGCCGGAACGTCAATGCCTCCGGCCCGGCGACGTCATAGGCGCGTCCGATCGCCGCCGCGGTCGTCGTTGCGCGCAGCACGGTGCGGGCCAGGTCCTCGACGTGCACCGGCTGCTGCAGATGATGCCCCCCGCCGGGGACCGGCAGCACCGGAACGCGCCGGAGCAGCGCCAGCAGCCGGGCCATGTTCCGGTCGTCGGGACCCCCGTAGATCATCGTCGGTCGGATGATCGTCCAGTCCAGCCCGCTCGCCGCGATGGTCCCCTCGGCCGCTACCCGGATCCGCTTCGAGGGTGGATCGAGCGTGGTGAAGATCCCGGTGGTGGAAAGGAAGACGGCCCGGCGAATGCCGGCCGCACGGGCGGCGGTCACGATCGTCTCCGCATGGCCGAACCCGAGTGAGGCGATGTTGATCAGCGCCTCGCAGTTCGCCTCGCGGAACGCCGGGAGCAACGTCGCCGGATCGTCGAGGTCACCGCGCACAGTCCCCGCGCCGTGTCGGCGCAGCTTCGTCGCCGCCGCGTCGCTGCGCGCCAGCCCGACGACCCGGTGTCCGTCCGCGAGCGCCCGGTCGACCACCCGGCTTCCGAGGAAACCGGTGCCACCGGTGATGAGGAACCTCATGCGACCACGTCCGGTGCAGGTACCGGTGCAGGTACCTGCACCGGTGGGGAAAGGGTCGTCGGTGGAGGCGGCGCCGGGAACGGTGCGTTGTCGAACAGCAGCGTCTGGTACCGGCGGGCCAGATCGTCGCGATCGTAGTGGGCCTCGACGTGCGCCCGCCCGCCGCGGGCCATCCGCGCCCGGCGGTCCGGGTCCGCCGCCAGGACCAGGATCGCCTCCGCCAGCGCGGCCGAGTCCTCGGGGGGCACGACCATCTGCCCGGCGGCAAGGAGGATCCGGGCCGCCTCGCCGCGGACCGCCCCGATCACCGGGCGGCCCGCGGCGAGGAACTCGAACATCTTCGATGGGATGAACGTGTCGAACATCGGCACGTCCCGCAGTGGGACAACGCAGATGTCGGCGGTCGCGACGACGGCGGGTACCTCCTCGCGGGCAACCCCGTCGCGCAGCACCGTGTTGGCCAGTCCCAGGCTCTCGACGTGCCCGACGAGCCTGCGTTTCTCGGCCCCCTCACCGACGAAGGCGAACCGGATCGGCCGGCCGGTCACCCGGGCGGCCGCGTCGGCGATCGAGGTCAGTCCGTGCGAGATGCCGTGGGCGCCGAGGTAGAGCACGAGGGTGTCGCCGTCGGTGGCGCCCAGCCAGGCCCGGATGTCGGCCGAGGCCGCGGTCGTCGGGTGGAACCGGCGGAGGTCCACGCCGTTGGGAATCACGTGCACCTTGCGCGGCGCGATGCCTCGTCGCACGATGTCCTCCCGGAACCCCTCCGTCACCGTGACAACGGCGTCGGCGGCCCGGTAGGCGGCGAGTTCGAGGCGTTCGAGAACGCCGAGGACCCGCCGGTCGGTGAGGACGCCGAGGTGCTCGAAGATGGCCGGCCACAGGTCGCGGACCTCCACAACCAGCCGGGCGCCGCGCAGCCTGGCGAGCAGCCAGGCCGAGCCGAGGGGAAAGAAGGTCGGCGAGGACACCACCACCACGTCGGCCGGGCCGGCGGGCCGGCCGCCGAGCAGGACGCTGGTGACCATGAACGACAGATGACCGAGGGTCTTGCGGGCGATCCCCTCGTTGGGAGTGGCATAGAGCCAGGTGCGTACGACGCGGTACCCGTCGACCCGCTCGGTCCGCAGCCAGGCGCCGCGATAGGCGGCAGGGATCTTGCCCGTCGGGTGGTTCGGCATGCCGGTGAGTACGGTGACGTCGAGCCCGTTCGCCGCCCACGCGCGTGCCGTCTCCGACAACCGGGACTGGGGAGCTCCGGTCTCCGGGGGGAAGTAGTGCGTCACCAGCAGGACGCGCGACCGGACAGGAGAGGGGACCACCGACCTCGACCTCCAGTCGCCCTTTACATACTTCACCATGAGTAATGTATTGTATTCTGTGAGTGACTAAACGTAGGCGATGTCGCATCGCGTGTGTCGCGCTTCGTATCGATCTCATTGCCATCCGTCGTCGTTGTCGGCCGCCTGGCGGTCGCGGGGTACGAGCCGATCAGTGGCTTCGACCGGCATCCCCCAGTGGCCGGGTCCCGTCGGTCCGGTCTGTCCTGTCCGGGTTCGTCGGCCGGCGTTGCGACGGGATCGCCGCGACTCCGGACGCGGCCGGTGTGGGGGACGCGGCCGGTGTGGGGGACGCGGCCGGTGTGGGGGACGCGGCCGGCATGGGGGACGCGGCCGGCATGGGGGACGGGTGCGGGCGGGCGGGAACGGCGCGCGAGTGGCGGGCGGAGTCCCGTCCCGCCGCGACGCGCTGTGGAGCGTTCAGGTACCCGAGGAGCACCAGCCCGGCCGCCGTGTCGGCGAGCAGGCGAACGGGCAGTGGTCCGTCCGCGGCGAATCCCAAGGCGACGAGGACCGCCGTCAGGACGCCAACCAGCCCGGTCACCCGGGTGTGTGACCACCCGGCGGTGGTGAGTCGCTGGTAGGCATGGGTGCGGTGGGGCAGGTACCACTGTTCCTTCGCCCGCACCCGGCGTAGCAGAGTCCAGGCGGTGTCGGCCAGGTACAGCGCCGTCGGTGCCAAGGCGGTCTCCACCGGTATTCCCGCCAGGACCGCCCGCACCGCCAGGAGCGCGATCGCGGCTCCCAGCGAATAGCTGCCCACGTCCCCGAGGAAGATGCGGGCCCGAGGAAAGTTGAACGGGCCGAAACCGAGCGCCGCGGCCGCCGTGAGAGCACCGCCGGTCGTGATCGCGTCCACGTGTTGGACGGCTCCGAGCACCGTGAACGCCGCCCCGGCCAGGACCGCCGTCGTCACCGAGATGCCGTTGATGCCGTCCATGAAGTTGAAGACGTTGACGAACGCGGTGATCCAGACCGGTGCGATGATCGTGACGAGCAGGACGGTTGTGCCGCTCGGAACCGGGTCGTCGAGCACCGCCCCGCGCACCGCCGTCACCGCGACGACGGCCGCGGTGACGTGCAGGGCCAGCCGGCGCGGCGGAGCGATGCCGCTGAGGTCCTCGACGAGTCCGATCAGGCCGAACGGGGCGATGCCGATGGTCAACGACAGCAGGTCGCGGGCGTCGCCGGGCCCAGGGATGCACACCGCCAGGCCGATGCCCGCGAACAGCCCGAGGACGACTGCGATACCGCCGCCACGCGGGGTCGGGACCTGGTGCGAGGACCGCGCGGTGACCTCGTCGATCGCC
Coding sequences within:
- a CDS encoding glycosyltransferase family 4 protein, encoding MVPSPVRSRVLLVTHYFPPETGAPQSRLSETARAWAANGLDVTVLTGMPNHPTGKIPAAYRGAWLRTERVDGYRVVRTWLYATPNEGIARKTLGHLSFMVTSVLLGGRPAGPADVVVVSSPTFFPLGSAWLLARLRGARLVVEVRDLWPAIFEHLGVLTDRRVLGVLERLELAAYRAADAVVTVTEGFREDIVRRGIAPRKVHVIPNGVDLRRFHPTTAASADIRAWLGATDGDTLVLYLGAHGISHGLTSIADAAARVTGRPIRFAFVGEGAEKRRLVGHVESLGLANTVLRDGVAREEVPAVVATADICVVPLRDVPMFDTFIPSKMFEFLAAGRPVIGAVRGEAARILLAAGQMVVPPEDSAALAEAILVLAADPDRRARMARGGRAHVEAHYDRDDLARRYQTLLFDNAPFPAPPPPTTLSPPVQVPAPVPAPDVVA
- a CDS encoding MraY family glycosyltransferase, with the protein product MLEASAAACIVTLAATPIVIVGMRRMAAIDEVTARSSHQVPTPRGGGIAVVLGLFAGIGLAVCIPGPGDARDLLSLTIGIAPFGLIGLVEDLSGIAPPRRLALHVTAAVVAVTAVRGAVLDDPVPSGTTVLLVTIIAPVWITAFVNVFNFMDGINGISVTTAVLAGAAFTVLGAVQHVDAITTGGALTAAAALGFGPFNFPRARIFLGDVGSYSLGAAIALLAVRAVLAGIPVETALAPTALYLADTAWTLLRRVRAKEQWYLPHRTHAYQRLTTAGWSHTRVTGLVGVLTAVLVALGFAADGPLPVRLLADTAAGLVLLGYLNAPQRVAAGRDSARHSRAVPARPHPSPMPAASPMPAASPTPAASPTPAASPTPAASGVAAIPSQRRPTNPDRTDRTDGTRPLGDAGRSH